The genomic interval GAGGTTTATTATTCTATGCATCGTGCCAAGGGAGAAAAAGAAGCCGAAGAATGCGTAACCGTTATCGACCAGCTTCCTATAACTTTGGTGGAAGCAGATAGAAAAATCACTTATGAGGCTTCCAGGCTGAAAGCGAAGCATTCAATTGCTTTTGGCGATTGCTTTGCTGTCGCTCTCGCTATTCAAAATGAATGCGAGGTTATCACGGGTGACAAAGAATTAAAGAGGCTAGAGAAGGAAGCAAAGATTTTGTGGTTGTAGCGCGGCGACTTGGCTTGCCGTATGGACTCTGCCGCAAAAATAAAAGGTTCGGCTCCAAGGTTCCAGGTAAAAGATTGTTGGATTGACACTACGAACTCATTGCACAAAAGGCTGGTCTAAAAACCAAAAACTGGCTTAACCCGTAATTCTGAGATCACCAGTATCTGGATGGGAACAACCTTTTGGAGGCCCGCGCAAATCCCATTCTCAAAAAATCCCGTAGAAACAGACCTGCCTGGCAGGCACGGCCTTTAGGTCTGTTATTCTAAGTAAGAGGAGTTCATCCGCTGTCTACCGTCAGGGGCAAAATATTTTGGATGAGGACTTTTACCTATCATGAAGTTGTATCAGCACTAGTTTGCTATAATAGACTTCAATATGGATATAGAAGATATAAAGCAAAAATTCAAAGCCAATAAATATAGAATTACCCAGCATGGAGAGGAAGAAAGAGAACTAGATAAAATCACATTTGAGGAATTGGAAGAAGCTGTCGAAAACAGTGAAAAACAGTGAAATTATTTGAAGAGTATCCAGATGATCCAAGAGGACCATGTTGCCTCATTCTTGGTTTACGTCAGACAAGAAGCCACTTCATCTAGTTTGTGGTAATCTTTCAGAGGAGAGAATAATGATAGTTACTGTCTATAGACCAGAGCCAAAAAGGTGGATAGACTTTAGAAAGAGACGAAAGGAGTCGTAAATGTAAATGCTAAAGGAAAAATGTTACTTTTGTGGTGGAACAATTGAAAAAAAGAAAGTTCGTGTTGACTATAGATGGGGAGATGAACTAACTGTTCTAGAGAATGTCCCTGCTTGGGTTTGCAACCAATGCGGAGAAAAATACTTTGATGCCAAGGTAGCTAAAGAAATGGAGAGACTTGCCAGAACTAAAGAAAAGGTCAAAAAATTAATCAACGTGCCAGTCAAAGAATTCGGAGAAGTGAAAGCCTCTTAACAAAACTAGTCGAATCTGGGACTAAAGGTCAAAATTTCGTTCAAAAAAATCCCGTAGAAAAACAGACCTACCTGGTAGGCACGGCCTTTAGGTCTGTTATTCCAAGTAGCGCGGGGACTCGTCCCATTTGGGCAGGGTGAACCGCTACAGCGTAAGGTCGCAGGATAAAAGATGTTAGTGAATTTCAGAAATTCTGAGATAGGCATCGCAGAGATTAAGCAGAACCGTAGCGCTACTTGTAGCACTGAAATTTTTGAAATAATGTATTTAAAGCTGCAGGTGAAAGATTGTGTGGGGACTGTCCCCTTACAAAGGCAGACCATGTTCAATAATTTATTGAGGTGTATGCTTCATTCGAAGCCTCAGATTCTTTGCCTACCCTGTCTACGGCTTTAACTACGTAATAGTAAGTAACCCTCTGGGTAGCCTTAACATCGGTGAAAGTCGTCACCGTTACCAGCTCCTCATTTATCTTCTCGTAATCACCCCCAGGGGAGGTAGCTCGATAAACATTATAACCTATTACATCCGGTTCGAAGCTGGCTGCCCAACTGAGGTTTATCCCATCCTTTTTCACGGTAGCGGTAAGATCCAGGGGAGGAGCAGGGGGTGTATCCGATTCTTTGCCGGACCTGTCAACAGCGGTGACCATGTAATGATATTCAATATCGGGGATAATTTCAGTATCGCTGAAGGTTGTCTCGGTTATCAATTCCTTATTTATCTTTCCGTGGATGGCATCGGGTGAAATCGCTCGATAGACATTATAACCCGCTAAATCCGGTTCGGTATTCGCTGCCCAAGTGATCTCAATCCTATCTTCCTTTGGGGTAACGGAAACATCTTTAGGGGCAGCAGGAGGATTATTTACGACCACCATTAATTCTGAGGAGCCTTCATTGCCTGCCTGGTCATAGGCTTTGGCTGTGAGCTTGTGCTCACCGTCTACGAATGCGGTGGTGTCCCAATTGTAGATATAGGTACCTTCTTTTTCATCCTTGCTCAGGCTACCCACTTCCTCACCATCGATATATAATTTTACCTGCTGAATCCCAACATCATCGATTGGGGCGATTTTTACATCGACGATTCCTTCAACTTCTTCTTGTTCGGAAGGGGAGATGAAAGCCACTTTGGGGGGATTAAGATCGGTAGCACTCGCATCAATGGTAGTTTGATTTTGTTC from Actinomycetota bacterium carries:
- a CDS encoding type II toxin-antitoxin system VapC family toxin produces the protein MKKKFVLDSYALIAYLEGEEGADIVQRALEDSEKGKCQLLMSIVNWGEVYYSMHRAKGEKEAEECVTVIDQLPITLVEADRKITYEASRLKAKHSIAFGDCFAVALAIQNECEVITGDKELKRLEKEAKILWL
- a CDS encoding type II toxin-antitoxin system MqsA family antitoxin, with translation MLKEKCYFCGGTIEKKKVRVDYRWGDELTVLENVPAWVCNQCGEKYFDAKVAKEMERLARTKEKVKKLINVPVKEFGEVKAS